The following nucleotide sequence is from Pseudomonadota bacterium.
GGCCGTCGCGCTTGCGGCGGATGATCTCCGGGACGTTCAGCTTCATGGTGCTTTCGGTAGCACGAGCGCCCGCGCCGGGCAAATCGGGGAGCGACGCCGGATCAATCGGAGGCCAAATGGCGCATGACCTTCGCGATCCTGTCCTTGCCCGTGCGGCCCTCCGCTGTTGCCATCGTGATCTCGTAGAGAATGCCCGAACCATGTTCCATGTGGATCCCGTTCAGATCCAGGAACACGAGGGCCGCGACCAGTCCGGTGCGCTTGTTGCCGTCGACGAAAGGGTGGTTCGCGACGATGTGGAAGAGGTACGCGGCAGCCATTTCGAAGAGATCGCGGTGCAGCGGCTCGCCGTTGAACGTGGACCTCGGCTGCGCCGCCGCCGATTCCAGGAGCGCGCGGTCGCGGATCCCCGTTCCGCCGCCGTACCTCTCGATCTGCAGCGCGTGTATCTCCAGGATGTCTTCGACAGTCAGGAACTCGGGATCATCGGGCGAGCTTGCGCAGCGTGACATCGTGGGCGTCCATCACCCGTTTCGCGGCGCTTCGGACGCGACGCCCGGTGCCTTCGCGAAGCGGGACGATGATGAGCGCTTCTCCGTCGGTGCGGACTTCGAGGCGCGTTTCCCTGTCGATGCAGAGCAGATCCAGGATCGGCCTGTCGATGATGAGACCGAGGCTGTTGCCGATCGCCGTGAGCGTCTTGACCATGATGATGCCTCCGCGCTGCGGATGTTATAACAATGGTATAACATACGGACGACCGTCCGCAAGGGAAGCGGGGGTGATCTGAGCATTCCCGGTCTCACGACGCCGCGGTGAACAGCCCGAGCTCCCCGCCGAGCGCGACGCACTCCGCCACGGCGAGGCGCGCCACCCGGGCGAGATCGCCCTCCGGCCAGCGCTCGCCGAACGCGAAAAGGGCGTCGAGGGCTTCGTTCGTCGGCGTGTGGCCGAGGATCGCGATGGCGCGGAGGAGATCGTCCGCGTCGCACCCCTCGTCCGCCCGCTCGAGCAGCCGCCGCGCGGCCGGGACGAGCGCCACGTGCTCGTACGGGTCGAACGCCGAGGAGCGCGGAGGGGGCATGAGCGCGTGGGCGCGGGCGTAGAGCGGGTGCGCCGCGGCGTCGGCGGCGTCCACGGCGAACATGCCGGTGAGCCACTCGACCTTGCCGCTCGCGGCATCGCGGATGGGGAATCCGAAAGAGAGCATGACCAGTTGCTCTCGTTCCGACCTCGCGAGACGGGCTCTCATCCTTCGTGTTCTGCTCGGCATGGCGATCTCCTCCTCGGTGATGGGCGCCGGTGTCTTCGCCGGACGCACACCACTGAATCGGACGTTCGCGCAAAAGGTTGCCGAAAAAGTGAGCTGCTCGTGCGAAAAACGACGCCGTCGATTGTTCAGAACGCTCCCATCGCCGCGAGCCCCGCGTTGTTCGGACCTACCCACGCCGTCGGCGCGACCTCGATCGCGCCTTTTTTCCGTGCTGCGCTCTCCAGCGCGACGAAGTCGTAGATGGCGAGCCCGAACGCGCCGGCGACGAGAACGCCGCCCGCGGCGAAGAACCACCCGGCGTCGCGTCCCCTCGGGACGCCGATCGCGGCGAGAACGGTGCCGGTGCTCAGCAGCACGAGCCGCACCCAGAGCGCGGTGCCGGTGCGGCTCGAACTCCCGAGGTAGTAGTGACCTAGGCTCGGGCCCACGGTGAGCACCACGTCCGCGGCGAGGACTCCTGTCAGAAGCAACCACGGAAGCCGGGTCGCCCCGCCCACCACGGCGAGCCCTGTGGTCAGCGCGAGCCCGAACCCGGTCGTGCCGTACGACAGCCAGCGCGCCGTCGCGATGTCTTCGCGGCCGTACTCCGGAACGCTCGCTGCGGCGGGCTGCGTCTCCACGCCCCCGTCGATCGCTGCGGCCTCCCCTGCGCGCGCCGGCGCTGCGAGGAGGGTTCCGATCGCGAGGAGCGCGGGCGCGTATACCGTCTTGAATGCCATCGCCCCATTGGACACGCGGCGGGACCGGTCGTCGACCGGAATCTGTGGCGCGGCAGCCTCGAAGGGGATAGACCTCGACGCCATGGATACGAAGGAAACCGTGAAGGAGCTCAAGCGAAAGTACAAAGAAGCGCCCAAGGAGGCGGGGGTCTTCCGCATCACGAACACGGCGAACGGGAAGGTGTACCTCGGCTCGAGCCTCAACCTGCACGGCCCGCTGAACAAGCACAGGTTCACGCTGTCGATGGGCTCGCACATCAACAAGGCGCTCCAGGCCGACTGGCAGAGGTTCGGCGCGGACGCGTTCGTGTTCGAGATCGTGGAGAAGGTGAAGCCCTCCGGCGACCCCGGCTTCAAGGTCGAGGACGAGCTCGAGCTGCTCGAGCAGATCTGGATCGAGAAGGAGCGGCCGTTCGGCGAGAGAGGCTACAACGAGGGGAAGAAGGTCAGGGAGTAGTCAAATCCCGATCCTCCGGAGCTGAATCAAAACCCCGCTCTCGTCGATCGATGATCTCAGGTCGATCGTCGCCTCGATGCCCCAGTCCTCGTCGCCCTCGGGGTCGAGGATCTTGTGGTGGATCTCCCACAGCCTGTGCTCAACCTCGCGGATCGCGGTGTTCGCGGTCTGTCGAGCGCGTGGAGTGAGGTCGATCGCGGCGTGCTCGGCGAAGTACGGCGCCAGCGCCTCCTCGAACCGCTCCTTCGTCCACGGCGCCTCCGAGTCCGGCCGCACGAGGTCGATCGCCGCCTCGCAGTCGCGCCGGCCGAGCGCGGCCACGAGCGTGTGCAGCTCGTCGCGGATCCGGGCGCGCAGCGCCCGCGGATCGTCGGCGATCGACGGGGGCCTCTCGGGCGCGGCCGCGTCCCGGGCGTCGTCCTCGAGGGGCGCGTCCACGAGCAGCCGCCACTCCTCGACGAGGCTCGCGTCCACGCGGCGCACGAGCCCGTGCAGGTAGGCGAGCGCGTCCTCGAACCCCTCCGTCCAGAACGACGGCGGCACGGTCTGCACCGCGGTCTTGTAGACCTGCGAGAGGTAGCGCAGGAGCACGCCCTCGCTGCGCTGGAGCCCGTAGACGCTCACGTAGTCGTTGAACGCGACGTACCCCTCGAACATCTCGCGCGCCACGGACTTGGGCCGGACGCTCTCGCCGCCCACCCACGGGTGCGCGGCCGAGAACCCCGCGAACGACTCCTCGATGAGCTCCTTCAGAGGCTGCGGGTGCTCGACCGCCCGCAGCCGCTCCATGCGATCCTCGTATTCGACGCCCTCGGCCTTGAGCCGGCCGATGAGATCGTCCTTGATGAGGCTGATCTGCCGCTCGAGCACGGCGCGCGGATCCTCGAGGATCGCCTCGACGAGCGAGAGCGCGTCGAGCGGGTAGCTCTCGGCGCCGCGGTCGAGGAGCTCGATCGTGGCGACGAGGTAGAGCGAGAGCGCGTGGTGGAGCGAGAAGTCGCGCTGTAGCGCGTCGCTCACGACCGCGCGCGACCCTCGGCCGCCCTCGTTGCGGACGAGCGAGACGATCCCGGCGCGCCGCAGGGACCGGAACAGCTCCGCCGCGCGCTTGAGCCGCCGCTGCTTCGCCTTGTCCGTGCCGTGCGATCGCGCGATGAGATCCACGAGCCGGCCGTACCCCCCGCCGACGCGTTCGCCCGAGCCGTGCAGGAGGTTGACGATCATGCCGTGCGTCACGTCGAACCGCGGCTCGAGCGCCTCGGGCAGCGCCCCCTTCAGCCGCGAGAACGTCTTCTCGTCCCACGGCACGGCGCGGGGCGGCGGCTTCTGCTTGACGAGCTTCTTGCGCAGGTGCGGGTTCGCGGCCGCCTTGGCCTCGATCCGCCTGTTCTCGACGGTCCACTCGGGCGCGAGCACGACGACGCGGCCCTTCTCGTCGAACCCCTTGCGCCCCGCGCGCCCGGCGATCTGGTGGAACTCGCGCGCCGTGATCAGCCCCACGCGCTCGCCGTCGAACTTGTACAGCCGGCTCATCACGACCGTGCGGATCGGGATGTTCACGCCGACGCCGAGGGTGTCCGTCCCGCTCACGACCTTGACGAGCCCGCGCTGCGCGAGCCGCTCGACGACCCGGCGGTACTTGGGCAGGAGCCCGGCGTGGTGCACGCCGATGCCGTGCCGGACGAACCTCTGGAACTCCCGCCCGTACGGCGTGTCGAACCGCACGCCCTCGAGCTCGGCGGCGATCGCGCGCTTCTCCTCCTTCGAGCACACGTCGATGCTCATGAGGTTCTGCGCCACCTCGGCGCAGTCGCGCTGCGTGAAGTTGACGAGGTAGATGGGCGCGTCGCCCGACGCGACGAGCGCCTCGATCGTCTCGTGCAGCATCGCCTCGCGGTACTCGAGCTCGAGCGGCACCGGCCGCGAGGCGGAGCGCACGACCGCGACGTCGCGATCCGTGAAGCCGGCGAGCCGCTTCTCGACGTCGTCGGTCTCGCCGAGCGTCGCGCTCATGAGCAGGAACACCGAGTCGCGCATCGAGACGAGCGGGATCTGCCACGCCGTGCCGCGATCCCGATCGCCGTAGTAGTGGAACTCGTCCATCACGACGTAGTCGACCGGCACGTCGTCGTCGCGCAGCGCCATGTTCGCGAGGATCTCCTGCGTGCAGCAGACGATCGGGGCGCCGCGGTTGACGCTCGCGTCGCCGGTGAGCAGCCCGACGCGGTCCGGGCCGAAGCGATCGC
It contains:
- a CDS encoding DUF3516 domain-containing protein yields the protein MAEPTTAPLARILEEARRSGRALDPDAILDLFVGYVGELGLTLFPAQEEAILELLGRKHVILSTPTGSGKSLVALALHFQALAEGRVSYYTAPTKALVNEKFFDLCDRFGPDRVGLLTGDASVNRGAPIVCCTQEILANMALRDDDVPVDYVVMDEFHYYGDRDRGTAWQIPLVSMRDSVFLLMSATLGETDDVEKRLAGFTDRDVAVVRSASRPVPLELEYREAMLHETIEALVASGDAPIYLVNFTQRDCAEVAQNLMSIDVCSKEEKRAIAAELEGVRFDTPYGREFQRFVRHGIGVHHAGLLPKYRRVVERLAQRGLVKVVSGTDTLGVGVNIPIRTVVMSRLYKFDGERVGLITAREFHQIAGRAGRKGFDEKGRVVVLAPEWTVENRRIEAKAAANPHLRKKLVKQKPPPRAVPWDEKTFSRLKGALPEALEPRFDVTHGMIVNLLHGSGERVGGGYGRLVDLIARSHGTDKAKQRRLKRAAELFRSLRRAGIVSLVRNEGGRGSRAVVSDALQRDFSLHHALSLYLVATIELLDRGAESYPLDALSLVEAILEDPRAVLERQISLIKDDLIGRLKAEGVEYEDRMERLRAVEHPQPLKELIEESFAGFSAAHPWVGGESVRPKSVAREMFEGYVAFNDYVSVYGLQRSEGVLLRYLSQVYKTAVQTVPPSFWTEGFEDALAYLHGLVRRVDASLVEEWRLLVDAPLEDDARDAAAPERPPSIADDPRALRARIRDELHTLVAALGRRDCEAAIDLVRPDSEAPWTKERFEEALAPYFAEHAAIDLTPRARQTANTAIREVEHRLWEIHHKILDPEGDEDWGIEATIDLRSSIDESGVLIQLRRIGI
- a CDS encoding GIY-YIG nuclease family protein — protein: MDTKETVKELKRKYKEAPKEAGVFRITNTANGKVYLGSSLNLHGPLNKHRFTLSMGSHINKALQADWQRFGADAFVFEIVEKVKPSGDPGFKVEDELELLEQIWIEKERPFGERGYNEGKKVRE
- a CDS encoding type II toxin-antitoxin system death-on-curing family toxin — protein: MSRCASSPDDPEFLTVEDILEIHALQIERYGGGTGIRDRALLESAAAQPRSTFNGEPLHRDLFEMAAAYLFHIVANHPFVDGNKRTGLVAALVFLDLNGIHMEHGSGILYEITMATAEGRTGKDRIAKVMRHLASD
- a CDS encoding AbrB/MazE/SpoVT family DNA-binding domain-containing protein, encoding MVKTLTAIGNSLGLIIDRPILDLLCIDRETRLEVRTDGEALIIVPLREGTGRRVRSAAKRVMDAHDVTLRKLAR